The following proteins are co-located in the Rhodococcus opacus B4 genome:
- the efeU gene encoding iron uptake transporter permease EfeU — MSVLAAGTAPSIATQLFGSGLIGLREGLEAGIVVMILAAFLVKAERKDALKWVWLGVGIAVAMVAAIFLVIHYGTSTVTGLTAEIIAGVASLVAVAIVTTMVLWMRKAARTISHDLKAGMEKALVAGPVAVLTLAFFAVGREGVETALLMVGYAENTAGSVWPLVGLLLGIVAAAVLTVLLYIGAVRLDFAKFFKYTGVFLIIVAAGILGYGIHALQVGGVLPGGSALAFDISGGYDASSWYGTVLAGIFNFRPDPTVLQAVAWVVYVVVVLFLFLRPVSAPKRAPEPSASQTASAAPERTASPSPDETVS, encoded by the coding sequence ATGTCAGTTCTCGCCGCAGGGACCGCGCCGTCGATCGCCACCCAGCTGTTCGGCAGTGGACTGATCGGTCTGCGCGAGGGCCTCGAGGCGGGCATCGTCGTCATGATCCTCGCCGCGTTCCTCGTGAAAGCCGAACGCAAGGACGCACTCAAGTGGGTCTGGCTCGGAGTCGGCATCGCCGTGGCAATGGTGGCGGCGATCTTCCTCGTCATCCACTACGGAACGTCCACCGTCACCGGACTGACCGCCGAGATCATCGCCGGCGTCGCGTCCCTCGTCGCGGTCGCGATCGTCACGACCATGGTGCTGTGGATGCGGAAGGCCGCACGGACCATCTCCCACGACCTCAAAGCCGGGATGGAGAAGGCTCTGGTCGCCGGTCCGGTCGCGGTACTCACGCTCGCGTTCTTCGCCGTCGGCCGAGAAGGTGTCGAGACCGCGCTCCTCATGGTCGGGTACGCCGAGAACACCGCGGGCAGTGTGTGGCCCCTCGTCGGCCTTCTGCTCGGCATCGTCGCGGCGGCCGTCCTGACCGTTCTGCTGTACATCGGCGCCGTCCGCCTCGACTTCGCGAAATTCTTCAAGTACACCGGCGTCTTCCTGATCATCGTCGCCGCGGGAATCCTCGGGTACGGCATCCACGCACTGCAGGTCGGCGGCGTACTGCCCGGTGGTTCCGCACTCGCGTTCGACATCTCCGGTGGATACGACGCGTCCAGCTGGTACGGCACCGTCCTCGCCGGCATCTTCAACTTCCGGCCCGACCCGACCGTCCTGCAGGCGGTCGCCTGGGTCGTGTACGTCGTCGTGGTCCTGTTCCTGTTCCTCCGGCCCGTGTCCGCACCCAAACGCGCACCCGAGCCCTCCGCATCCCAGACGGCCTCCGCGGCCCCCGAGCGCACTGCCTCCCCCTCACCCGACGAAACAGTTTCGTGA
- a CDS encoding lytic transglycosylase domain-containing protein: MTRNPALPKRRSRWPGPLFALLAATVVVVLAYGACSREQQPRVAIPEGIPPGPGAATPPIDINAPGRSADQLHEWSAGLADSIGVGNTALEAYGYASAVMAETKPGCGIGWTTLAGIASVESRHGTHAGSTVGPTGEVAPEIRGIPLDGGPGVAEIPDTDGGAMDGDPVHDRAMGPLQFIPETWKRWGVDANGDGVADADNIDDSALTAARYLCERGGDLTSPDGWQSALMAYNLSGEYLTLVRDRASAYSVGVRP; the protein is encoded by the coding sequence GTGACCCGAAATCCCGCACTGCCGAAACGTCGTTCCCGATGGCCCGGACCGCTGTTCGCTCTGCTCGCGGCGACGGTGGTCGTGGTTCTCGCCTACGGCGCGTGCTCGCGGGAGCAGCAACCGAGGGTCGCCATACCGGAAGGCATCCCACCCGGGCCCGGCGCGGCGACCCCGCCGATCGACATCAACGCACCGGGGCGGTCCGCGGATCAACTGCACGAGTGGTCCGCCGGACTGGCCGATTCGATCGGCGTCGGAAATACCGCGCTCGAGGCGTACGGCTACGCGTCGGCGGTGATGGCCGAGACGAAACCCGGGTGCGGGATCGGGTGGACCACCCTCGCCGGCATCGCCAGCGTCGAGAGCAGGCACGGCACACACGCCGGTTCGACAGTCGGGCCCACCGGAGAAGTCGCGCCCGAGATCCGGGGCATTCCCCTCGACGGCGGACCCGGCGTCGCCGAGATTCCCGACACCGACGGCGGGGCGATGGACGGCGACCCGGTGCATGACCGCGCCATGGGTCCCCTGCAGTTCATTCCCGAGACGTGGAAGAGGTGGGGTGTCGACGCGAACGGTGACGGCGTGGCCGACGCCGACAACATCGACGACTCGGCGTTGACCGCCGCCCGCTACCTCTGCGAGCGGGGCGGCGACCTCACCTCACCGGACGGTTGGCAGTCGGCTCTGATGGCCTACAACCTGTCGGGGGAGTACCTCACCCTGGTGCGCGACCGCGCGTCCGCCTACTCGGTCGGAGTGCGCCCGTAA
- the eno gene encoding phosphopyruvate hydratase, which yields MSIIEQVGAREILDSRGNPTVEVEVLLDDGSFARAAVPSGASTGEHEAVELRDGGDRYNGKGVEKAVEAVLSEIAPAIIGIDATEQRTVDQALLDADGTPDKSRLGANALLGASLAVARAAAESSGLDLFRYVGGPNAHVLPVPMMNILNGGAHADTGVDVQEFMVAPIGAATFKESLRWGAEVYHALKSVLKEKGLATGLGDEGGFAPDVAGTKEALDLISLAVGKTGLVLGTDVALALDVAATEFYTDGTGYKFEGSNRTADEMAAFYAELVDAYPIVSIEDPLDEDDWDGWVALTDQIGNKVQLVGDDLFVTNPERLEEGIVKGAANALLVKVNQIGTLTETLDAVDLAHRNGYKTMMSHRSGETEDTTIADLAVAVGSGQIKTGAPARSERVAKYNQLLRIEENLGDAARYAGEVAFPRFAFEG from the coding sequence GTGTCCATCATTGAGCAGGTCGGAGCCCGTGAAATCCTCGATTCCCGTGGTAACCCCACGGTGGAGGTCGAGGTGCTGCTCGACGACGGAAGTTTCGCTCGCGCCGCGGTTCCCTCGGGTGCCTCGACCGGTGAGCACGAGGCCGTCGAACTGCGTGACGGCGGCGACCGCTACAACGGCAAGGGTGTAGAGAAGGCCGTCGAGGCCGTCCTGAGCGAGATCGCTCCGGCCATCATCGGGATCGATGCCACCGAGCAGCGGACCGTCGACCAGGCGCTGCTGGACGCCGACGGCACCCCGGACAAGTCGCGTCTGGGCGCCAACGCGCTCCTCGGTGCGTCCCTGGCAGTGGCCCGCGCGGCCGCCGAGTCGTCCGGTCTCGACCTCTTCCGTTACGTCGGCGGCCCCAACGCCCACGTCCTGCCCGTCCCGATGATGAACATCCTCAACGGTGGCGCGCACGCCGACACCGGTGTCGACGTCCAGGAGTTCATGGTCGCCCCGATCGGTGCCGCCACGTTCAAGGAGTCGCTGCGCTGGGGCGCCGAGGTGTACCACGCCCTCAAGTCGGTGCTGAAGGAGAAGGGCCTGGCCACCGGTCTCGGTGACGAGGGCGGCTTCGCTCCCGACGTCGCGGGCACCAAGGAAGCGCTGGACCTGATCAGCCTCGCCGTCGGCAAGACCGGCCTGGTGCTGGGCACCGACGTGGCGCTGGCACTCGATGTCGCCGCCACCGAGTTCTACACGGACGGCACCGGCTACAAGTTCGAGGGCAGCAACCGGACCGCGGACGAGATGGCGGCGTTCTACGCCGAACTGGTCGATGCCTACCCGATCGTGTCCATCGAGGACCCGCTGGACGAGGACGACTGGGACGGCTGGGTCGCCCTGACCGATCAGATCGGCAACAAGGTCCAGCTCGTCGGCGACGACCTGTTCGTCACCAACCCGGAGCGTCTGGAAGAGGGCATCGTCAAGGGCGCCGCGAACGCGCTGCTGGTGAAGGTCAACCAGATCGGCACGCTGACCGAGACCCTCGACGCCGTCGACCTCGCGCACCGCAACGGCTACAAGACGATGATGAGCCACCGGTCCGGCGAGACCGAGGACACCACCATCGCCGACCTCGCGGTTGCCGTGGGCAGCGGTCAGATCAAGACCGGCGCTCCCGCGCGCAGCGAGCGCGTCGCCAAGTACAACCAGCTGCTGCGCATCGAGGAGAACCTGGGCGACGCCGCCCGCTACGCCGGCGAGGTCGCGTTTCCGCGGTTCGCATTCGAAGGCTGA
- a CDS encoding FtsB family cell division protein — MAQRGRPRSSGASPGGRGSGRGERARGSRAEGAPGARRPRTTKSTAPGQADGKPDAVDSTDTGKVLPGRARPRRVGATGAARIPRSEHTILGLSTGQALVLVMVVLLLALTLAVPLRNYLTQRGEADRIAAEQVQLEKDLRELRILEERYSDPAYIEAQARGRLRWVKPGDTPFQVQLPGDYKEPEKPEEKDAEMAGPWYSDLWKTISEPPAAPEVQPAPAPAPPVVPPPVPPEPGEPTG; from the coding sequence GTGGCACAGCGCGGCAGGCCGCGGTCGTCCGGAGCGAGTCCGGGCGGCCGCGGCTCCGGGCGTGGTGAACGGGCCCGCGGAAGTCGCGCGGAGGGCGCTCCCGGAGCGCGACGCCCCCGCACCACCAAGTCGACGGCGCCGGGGCAGGCCGACGGCAAACCTGACGCCGTCGACAGCACCGACACCGGCAAGGTGCTCCCCGGTCGCGCCCGCCCGAGGCGGGTGGGCGCGACCGGGGCCGCCCGCATACCGCGGTCCGAGCACACGATCCTCGGGCTGTCGACGGGCCAGGCGCTCGTCCTCGTCATGGTCGTGCTGCTTCTCGCCCTCACCCTCGCGGTTCCGCTGCGCAACTACCTCACCCAGCGTGGTGAAGCGGATCGTATTGCGGCGGAGCAGGTTCAACTCGAGAAGGATCTGCGGGAACTGCGGATCCTCGAGGAGCGCTACTCCGACCCCGCCTACATCGAGGCGCAGGCACGGGGACGGCTCCGGTGGGTGAAGCCCGGCGACACCCCGTTCCAGGTGCAGCTGCCCGGCGACTACAAGGAGCCGGAGAAGCCGGAGGAGAAGGACGCCGAGATGGCGGGCCCCTGGTACTCCGACCTGTGGAAGACCATTTCAGAACCGCCGGCCGCGCCCGAGGTGCAGCCGGCACCGGCTCCGGCGCCCCCCGTGGTGCCGCCGCCCGTACCGCCAGAACCAGGAGAACCCACCGGGTGA
- a CDS encoding DUF501 domain-containing protein, whose product MTTSSDPSSPVPQEDLDAVAAQLGREPRGVLEIAYRSPDGTPGVVKTAPKLPDGTPFPTLYYLTDPRLTAEASRQESAGVMREMTERLGQDPELAAAYLRAHQSYLAERDAIEPLGTDFTGGGMPERVKCLHVLMAHSLAKGPGVNPLGDESVALAASAAGGKLRGTAIPADWPGIDDIESPEQ is encoded by the coding sequence GTGACCACTTCGTCCGACCCGTCCAGCCCCGTGCCGCAGGAAGACCTCGACGCCGTCGCCGCCCAACTCGGCCGCGAACCGCGAGGAGTGCTCGAGATCGCGTACCGCAGTCCCGACGGCACACCCGGCGTCGTGAAGACCGCGCCCAAACTTCCCGATGGAACGCCGTTCCCGACGCTGTACTACCTGACCGACCCGCGCCTGACCGCAGAGGCCAGCAGGCAGGAGTCCGCGGGTGTGATGCGGGAGATGACCGAACGTCTCGGGCAGGACCCGGAACTCGCGGCCGCATACCTGCGCGCCCACCAGTCGTATCTCGCCGAGCGCGACGCCATCGAACCCCTGGGAACGGACTTCACCGGCGGCGGAATGCCGGAGCGCGTCAAGTGCCTGCACGTGCTGATGGCCCACTCGCTCGCGAAGGGGCCGGGCGTCAACCCGCTCGGCGACGAGTCGGTGGCTCTCGCCGCGTCCGCGGCAGGCGGAAAGCTGAGGGGTACCGCGATTCCCGCGGACTGGCCCGGCATCGACGACATCGAAAGTCCCGAGCAGTGA
- a CDS encoding Ppx/GppA phosphatase family protein, with the protein MTRVAAVDCGTNSIRLLVADVDEQGALHDVRREMRVVRLGQGVDATGRLAPEAIERTRVALAEYAGMIADAGATAVRMVATSATRDASNREDFFSMTREVLGAVIPGSGAEVITGDEEARLSFNGAVGELDPSQGPFVVVDLGGGSTEVVLGDESGVHAAFSTDIGCVRITERCLHDDPPTPAQVEEARAFAQQRLDEAFARVPVEQAHTWVGVAGTMTTIAAVAKELPEYDAEQVHLSRIPLPRLREVCNSLIAMTHTERAALGPMHPGRVDVIGGGAIVTEVLADAFEKNAGIDQLVVSEHDILDGIALSIA; encoded by the coding sequence GTGACGCGGGTCGCCGCCGTCGACTGCGGCACGAACTCCATCCGCCTCCTCGTCGCCGACGTCGACGAGCAGGGCGCACTGCACGACGTGCGCCGCGAGATGCGCGTCGTCCGGCTGGGGCAGGGCGTCGACGCCACCGGGCGGCTGGCGCCCGAGGCCATCGAACGCACCCGCGTCGCGTTGGCCGAGTACGCCGGAATGATCGCCGACGCAGGCGCCACCGCAGTCCGCATGGTGGCCACGTCCGCCACCCGCGACGCGTCGAATCGCGAGGACTTCTTCTCGATGACCCGCGAAGTCCTCGGCGCCGTCATACCCGGCTCCGGGGCCGAGGTCATCACCGGCGACGAGGAAGCACGGCTGTCGTTCAACGGGGCGGTCGGGGAACTCGATCCCTCCCAGGGGCCGTTCGTGGTCGTGGACCTCGGCGGCGGTTCCACCGAAGTGGTGCTCGGCGACGAGTCCGGCGTCCACGCAGCGTTCTCCACCGACATCGGATGCGTGCGCATCACCGAGCGCTGCCTCCACGACGATCCGCCGACGCCCGCACAGGTCGAGGAGGCCCGCGCCTTCGCGCAGCAGCGTCTCGACGAGGCCTTCGCCCGTGTCCCCGTCGAACAGGCACACACCTGGGTGGGCGTCGCCGGCACCATGACCACGATCGCCGCGGTCGCCAAAGAGCTGCCCGAGTACGACGCCGAACAGGTGCATCTCTCGCGCATCCCACTGCCGCGACTGCGGGAGGTCTGCAACTCGCTGATCGCCATGACCCACACCGAACGCGCCGCGCTCGGACCGATGCACCCCGGTCGGGTCGACGTCATCGGCGGCGGAGCAATCGTGACCGAGGTGCTGGCCGACGCCTTCGAGAAGAATGCCGGCATCGACCAACTCGTCGTCAGCGAACACGACATCCTGGACGGAATCGCCTTGTCGATCGCCTGA